The following coding sequences are from one Lolium rigidum isolate FL_2022 chromosome 6, APGP_CSIRO_Lrig_0.1, whole genome shotgun sequence window:
- the LOC124659836 gene encoding NDR1/HIN1-like protein 26: MSLITDDPNHSPRHCAAKHHHRAGCGRFSGTAWRRLLMAASSLVALVIILWLTLRPSAPHFSLLAATATASNGTLAHLDAALVAHNPNARAAALYDHLVIQAFYGAGVQLAAAAQPFEQTQGDVVLSASLTSSAAPAVVSAVEAETESGRPTALLRLRVEGQLRWKVASWVSGRRALAAQCVAVVVLQPAQQLSRAVVVQGSQCATTLQ, translated from the coding sequence ATGTCCCTCATCACGGACGATCCCAACCACTCCCCACGGCACTGCGCCGCCAAGCACCACCACCGCGCCGGGTGCGGCCGGTTCAGCGGCACTGCCTGGCGCCGGCTGCTGATGGCGGCGTCGTCCCTGGTTGCACTGGTCATCATACTCTGGCTCACCCTCCGCCCTTCCGCCCCGCACTTCTCcctgctcgccgccaccgccaccgcctccaaCGGCACCCTGGCGCACCTCGACGCCGCCCTCGTCGCGCACAACCCAAACGCGCGCGCAGCCGCACTGTACGACCACCTCGTGATCCAGGCCTTCTACGGGGCCGGCGTCCAGCTCGCCGCAGCCGCCCAGCCGTTCGAGCAGACGCAGGGCGACGTCGTGCTCTCTGCCTCGCTGACCTCATCAGCGGCGCCGGCGGTGGTGTCAGCCGTTGAGGCGGAGACGGAGAGCGGGCGGCCGACGGCGTTGCTAAGGCTGCGCGTGGAGGGTCAGCTCCGGTGGAAGGTGGCTTCGTGGGTGTCCGGCAGGCGCGCCCTCGCCGCCCAGTGCGTCGCCGTCGTGGTGCTCCAGCCGGCGCAGCAGCTCAGCAGGGCCGTCGTCGTGCAGGGATCCCAGTGCGCCACCACTCTCCAGTGA